Genomic segment of Hyphomicrobiales bacterium:
CATCTGCCCATACATGGCGAGGCCCTTGCGGTCGAGTTCGTTGAAATGGTCCCAGGTCGCCCAATGTGGCACAAGGTTCGAATTCGCAATGAGCACGCGGGGTGCATCGACGTGGGTGCGGAACACCCCGACCGGCTTGCCGGACTGGACGAGCAGGGTTTCATCGTCGCCAAGGGTTTTCAGCGTTGCGACGATGAGATCGAAATCCGCCCAGGTCCGCGCCGCCCGTCCGATGCCGCCATAGACGACCAACTCGTGCGGGTTTTCGGCCACATCAGGATGCAAATTGTTCATCAGCATCCGCATTGGCGCCTCGGTTGCCCATGATCGAGCCGAGATCGTGCTCCCCGTCGGGGGATAGACGTCGCGCATGTTGTGACGCGGGTTGCTCATCCCATTCCTCCTCCTTGATAGTCTCACCGGGTCCCCGCGCTCAGGAGAGAAGGTGGCCCGCGATGATGTTACGCTGAATTTCCGATGATCCCTCGTAAATCCGCATGATCCTGACGTCCCGCACGAGCCGTTCGATGCCTGTCGCGCGCATGTAGCCGTAACCGCCGTGGATCTGGAGTGCACCGTCCGTTACCCGTCCCACCATCTCCGATGCCGCGAGCTTGGCCATCGCGGCCGCGAGCGAGAATCGACCGCCGAGCCCGCGCTGACGCGCCGCATCGAGCCCCAGAAGTCTCGCCCGCTGGAGATCCAGCGCCATGTCGGCGAGCATCCAGCCGATCCCCTGGCGGCGCGCGAGTGGTTCTCCGCCGATCCGCCTCTCGCGCGACCAGTCGATGGAGAGATCGAGCGCGCGCCGTGCGGTTCCCGTACACATCGCAGCGACCTCGATCCGCCCGTTGTCCAGCACCTTCATCGCCGTGCGAAATCCGCTCCCCTCTGACCCGAGCATCCGTTCGGCGGGCACCACGCAGTCGATGTCGATCTCGAAGACGTGTCCGCCCCTGAGCCCCATCGTCTCCTCTGGACGGCCGGGAACGAAACCCGCCGTGCCGCGCTCGACGAGAAATGTGCTGATACCGCGATGGCCCGCGCCCGGATCACTCACGGCGAAGACGATCGTGAAATCCGCGTATCCGGCATTGGAAATGAAGCACTTGCGACCTCGCAGCCGCCAGCCGTCCGAAACCGGCTCCGCGCGTGTTCGCATGTCGGCGGGATCCGACCCGGCACCTGGTTCGGTCAGTGCGAACGCACCGAGCAGAGTGCCCGCGCCAGCCCGTGGAAGGAATTCGCGTCGCAACGCATCACCGCCAGCGATCAGGATCGCATCCGTCGCCAGAAAGTGCGCCGTCAGCGCCGAGACCGTCGAACCACAACCCGCCGCGATCGCCTCCACCACCCCGTAGAGCGCGGTTGGAGAGATCCCCGGTCCACCATATTCCTCCGGCAGGTTCGCCCCGAGCACCCCGATTTCACCGAGTCCCGACAGTTGCCGGTCGACCCAGATCGCGGACCGGTCCGTCTCATCGGCGAGCGGCGCAATCGCCTCCGAGACATACCGCCCGACCGTCTCCAGCAGGAGCGCTTCGTCCCCGTCTATGAGATGCTCGAGCCCGTTCATCTCTTTCGCTCTCCCTGATCGCAACCAGGGCGGATCGCGCCCTCCGCGACAAGGCGTGCACAGGTTTCCTCCGACACTCCCACGAGCGAGCGCAGCACCTCGAGCGTGTCGGCACCTTCGAGCGGAGCCCCTCGATCCGCACCAAATTTCACTCCATCGAAGCGCACCGGCTGGCCGACGTTGGCAACAGTCCCGAGGCTTGCATGCGGCAACCGCTCCACGAGCCCCCGTGCACCGGCGTGCGCGCCAGCGCTGGCCTCCGCGATGTCGAGAATGGGGGCTGCTGCGATCCCCTCCCTGCTCAGTGCCGCGACCAGTTCTTCGACCTCGAGCGTTTCGGTCCATGCCTCGATCAACGGTCTGAGGACCGCTTCGTTGCGGGTTCTTGCTTCGTCACTCGCAAAGCGCGGATCGTTCCCGAGGCCCGCGTGTCCCAGCAGCGCGGCGAACCGCCCGAACTGGGCCTCGTTCAACACCGCGATAACGACATGACCGTTCCTTGCGCGATAAGCGCCGAATGGGGTCGAGAGCGGGTGGCGGTTCCCGACGCGTTCCGGGACCCGCCCGGTGAACTGGTGCACCGCATGCGAAGTCGGCAGGAGTGAAAACAGGGAATCGAACATCGCGACGTCGATATGGGCCCCCTCCCCCGTCCGCTCACGGCGCAGCAGCGCCGCCAGGATCGCCCAGGAGGCAAAGAGCCCGGCCGCCAGATCACCGAATGATTCGCCGACCTTGAGCGGCGCACCACCCTCCTCTCCAGTCGCGGCCATGAGCCCTGAAAGCGCCTGCACGATGAGATCGTAGGCCGGCCGATCGGCAAACGGCCCATCCTGCCCGAAACCCGATATGCTGGCATAGACGAGGGAGGGCTTCTCTTCCCGCAGCTCCGTCGGTCCGAGCCCGAGGCGCGCCGCGACGCCGGGACGGAAATTCTCGACCACGACGTCGCACGAGAGCGCGAGTTGCCGTGCGAGTGCCCGCGCCTCGGCGTGCTTGAGATCGAGAACGACGCTGCGCTTACCCCGGTTCATCAGCAGGAACAGAGCGCTTTCACCCGTAACGAACGGGCCGATGTGGCGGTAATCATCCCCACCCGGCGGCTCGAGCTTGATGATGTCCGCACCGAGATCGCCGAGCAGCGCGGTCGCAAACGGCCCCGCCATCACGCGCGTCAGATCGAGCACGCGAATGCCGGCGAGCGGCGCTGTGGCGCCGCCCGGGCCCGGCCCGTCCCCATGCCGCGCAGCATCCGTCATCCGCGCGCCCCCGCCAATTGCTCCGCGACCGCCTGGAGCCGGGCGAGCACACCCGCCAGCGCCTCGCGCAAGCGCGTCGCCTTGCCATCGTCCCAGCTCCAGGGCGCCTTCTCGAGCATGTAGGCCGACTGCGCCAGCTCCATCTGGATGGCGTGGAAGCCTTCGAGCGGACGACCGTAGTGCCGCGTCGTCCAGCCCCCTTTGAACCGGCCGTTGAGGACACTGGAGTATCCCTCCGTCTCACGGCACGTCCCGACCACGGCCTCCTCGACGGCCGCATCGCACGTCGTGCCCCCGTTGGTTCCGACGTTGAAGTCCGGCAACACCCCCTCGAAGAGGAAGGGAATACGCGACCGGATCGAGTGGCAGTCGTAGAGAAGGGCGACCCCGTGGCGGGCCTTGACCCGCGCCAGTTCACCAGCCAGCGCCGCATGATAGGGCACGTGCCAGGCGAGTCGGCGCCGTTCGATCTCATTGGGACCGGGCTCGCGGCCCTCGAGATAGATCGCGTTGCCATCGAAATCCGTCAGCGGACAGAGCCCCGTCGTGTTCTGGCCCGGATAGAGAGAAACGCCGGTTGGGTCGCGATTGGCATCGATGACGTAGCGATGAAAATTCGCCTTGACGACCGTCGCCCCTTCGAGGAGCCCGTCGTAGAGGCGGTCGATGTGCCAGTCGGTGTCCGCGAGCCCCAGCCCTTGCGCGTTGAGCGCATCGGCCACCTCGGGCGGGACATGGGTGCCGACGTGAGGCATCCCGAGCACGACGGGCCCATCGCCAGGCACGACCGTGACCGCTTCCATCAGTTGTCCTCCATGACCAGAAGGGGAGCGGAACCCGTCGCAAGCTCGAGCGCCCCGGAGCGCACCAGTGCCGCGGCCGCCGCGATATCGCCCGACACGATGCGATCCTGCCCGAGCGTCGCGACCTCGACGCGCAGGGCCGCGAGAGCCCTTTGCAGTGCCGGACTGGTTTCGAGCGGTGCACGGAACTCCACCCCCTGGGCGGCGCACATGGCCTCGATCCCAAGAATGTGTTCGAGGTTGGCGTTCATCTGTCCCAGCCGGCGCGCGCCGTGCGCGGCCATGGACACATGATCCTCCTGGTTGGCGGAGGTCGGCGTCGAATCGGTCGAGCAGGGCGTCGCCAAGTGCTTGTTCTCGCTCATCAGCGCCGCCGACGTCACTTCCGCGATCATGAACCCGGAATTCAATCCCGGGTCTGGTGTGAGGAACGGCGGCAAATCGTAGCTGAGGGTCGGGTCGACCATGAGAGCGATGCGCCGTTGCGCGATCGAGCCGATCTCGGCGATGGCGAGCGCCGTCTGGTCGGCCGCGAAGGCAACCGGTTCGGCATGGAAATTCCCTCCTGAGACGATCGAACCGGAGCCGGCGAGAACGAGCGGATTGTCCGTGACCGCGTTGGCCTCGGTCCGCAGTGTGCCGGCGACCGAGCGAAGGAGGTCGATGCAGGCCCCGGCAACCTGCGGCTGGCAGCGGATGCAATAGGGATCCTGCACCCGGCTGTCGTCATCGCGGTGGCTCTCGCGGATCTGCGAGCCTGCCATCAGCCGGCGCATGCTCGCGGCCGCCTCGATCTGACCGCGATGGCCGCGAAGTTCGTGGATCTCCGTCTCGAGCGGCGCCGTCGATCCCATGATCGCGTCGGTGGAAAGCGCCGCCGTCACGAGCGATGCGCTCGCCGAACGCCAGGCCGAAAACAATCCCGAAAGCGCGCATGCCGTCGAGAACTGCGTGCCATTGATGAGCGCCAGTCCCTCCTTGGCGCCGAGCGCGGTCGCTTGCAGCCCGGCCGCCTTCAGTGCCGCACCGCCCGGCAGCCGCAATCCGGCAAAGTGCGCTTCACCCTCCCCGATCATCACGGCGGTCATGTGCGCAAGCGGCGCGAGATCACCCGAGGCACCGACCGAGCCCTGAACCGGCACAACCGGAATGACGTCGCGCTCGATCATTCCCTCGATGAGTTCTATGAGCTCCCAGCGCACCCCCGACGCACCACGTCCGAGGGAGAGCAATTTGAGTACCATCATCAATCGGACGAGCGCGGGCTCCATCGCCTCACCGACACCGGCCGAGTGTGAAAGAATGAGATTGCGCTGCAGCTGCGCCGTATCCTTCGCCGCGATCTTGACGCTGGCCAGCTTGCCGAACCCGGTGTTGACGCCATAGACCGGCGCCCCGCCCAGCGCCGCCTCGGCGACGAGGCGTGCCGATGCCTCGACCGCCGGACGCCAAGTCCTCGCGAGCCGCACGGGGCGATCGCTGCGATAAATTTCCTCGAGTTGCCCGAGACGTGCCGACCCTGGAACCAGCTCGACGACACTCATTCACGCCCCCTCGAAAATGCGCGCATGCAACGGATTGAACCCGATCCGGTAGGCGAGTTCCGCCGGATGCTCGACGTTCCAGATCGCGAGGTCCGCCCTCCGGCCCTTCCCGATGACGCCTCGATCCGAAAGGCCGAGTGCGCGCGCCGCCTCACGCGTCACACCAGCGAGCGCCTCCTCCGGGGTCATGCGAAAGAGCGTGCAGGCCATGTTCATCGCCAGCAATAGCGAGGTCATGGGCGAGGAGCCGGGATTGCAGTCGCTCGCCACCGCCATCGCGACACCCGCCCGGCGAAGGAGCCCGATCGGCGGCAACTGCGTCTCGCGCAGCGTGTAGAAGGCGCCGGGGAGAATGACCGCGACCGTTCCGGCCGCTGCCATCGCCGCTGCACCCTCCTCGTCGAGATGCTCGAGGTGGTCGACCGAAAGAGCCCCGTAACGAGCCGCGAGCGCCGCACCGCCGAGGTTGGAGAGCTGCCCGGCATGCAATTTGACGGGCAACCGCAACTCGCGCGCGACGGCGAACACCCGCTCGATCTGGGCGGGAGAAAAAGCGATGCCTTCGCAGAACCCGTCGACCGCATCGGCGAGACCGGCCGCATGCGCCGCCCTCAAAGCCGGTATGCAGACGTCGTCGATGTAGCGGTCCGCCTCGCCCTTGTGCTCGGGCGGTACCGCATGGGCGCCGAGAAAACTCGTGCGCACTTCGACCGCACGCTCCCGCGCGACCTGACGAGCGACGCGCAGCATGCGAAGTTCCGTTTCGACGTCGAGCCCGTAACCCGATTTGATCTCCAGCGTGGTCACACCTTCCGCGATGAGCGCATCCGCCCGCGCCAGCGTCGCCGCAAGCAGCCCCGCCTCGCTCGCTCCGCGTGTCGCAGCCACCGTCGAGACGATGCCGCCGCCCGCCCGCGCGATCTCCTCATAGCTCGCCCCTTCGAGCCGCATCTCGAATTCCCGGGCGCGGTTGCCCCCGAACACCAGGTGTGTGTGGCAATCGATCAGCCCGGGCGTGACCAGCCGGCCGCCCTGATCCTCCCGCGCAAAGCTCGAGAAGCGGTCCGGGCACTCGACCTGCGGCCCGACCCACGCGATCCGCTCATTGTCGATCGCGATGGCGCCATGCGTGATGAGCCCGTAGGACCCCGCGCCGGCCCGCATCGTGGCGAGCGTCGCATTCGTCAGAAGTTTCGGCGACACCGCTTGTCTCCACGTGCTGCGGCCGAAAAGGCCCGGCGGGGGGTTGATCGTGAGGGAGCGCGGGTTTATTATGTCTGCACATATTAACATGTCAAGCGGGGATCGCGATGACGACGATCTGGGCGGAGCAGGCGTTGACGCCAGAGGGCTGGCGCCCGGACGTGCGGGTGGAAATCGGCGATGATGGCCGTATCGAGAAGGTCACGCCTTCGAGCCCGTCACGCGCCAGGCGGGGCAAGACCACGCGCGTCGGCATCCTCCTTCCCGCCCCGACGAACCTGCACAGCCACGCCTTCCAGCGCGCCATGGCCGGGCTGACCGAGCGCCGCGGTCCGGACCCGCGCGACACCTTCTGGACCTGGCGCCGCCTGATGTTCCGCTTCCTCGACCAGCTGACACCGGATCAGATCGAGGCGATCACGGCCTTCGTTCAGATGGAGATGCTCGAGGCCGGCTATGCCGCGAGCGTCGAGTTCCACTACCTCCACCACCAACCCGGCGGCCGCCCTTACGACGACCTCGCCGAACTCTCGGGCCGGATCGTCGCGGCGGCGGACCAGACCGGCATCGGCCTCACCTTGCTCCCCGTCCTCTATGAACACGGTGGCTGCGACGGACGTCCGCTCGGACCGGGTCAAGTCCGCTTCGGCAACGACGCGGAGCGCTTTGCAAGGCTCCTCGAAGGAGCCGGCAAGGCGCTCGCCCGCTTGCCGGCCGATGCCCGCATCGGCGTCGCCCCCCACTCGCTCCGCGCCGTCAGCCGCGAGAGCCTCGCCATCGCCGTCGGCCTCCAGCCGTCGGCACCATTGCACATGCACGTCGCCGAGCAGGTCGCCGAGGTCGAGGAGATCGTCGCCTCCTGGGGCGCCCGCCCGGCCGAGTGGCTCTTTGCCAATCATGATATCGGCACGCGCTGGTGCTTCATCCACGCCACGCAGATGAAGCCGTTCGAGACCCGTGCGCTCGCCCGCTCCGGCGCTGTCGCCGGCCTCTGCCCGATCACCGAATCGAGCCTCGGTGACGGTATTTTCGACGGCGTGAATTTTCTCGCCGCTGGCGGCACCTTCGGCGTCGGCTCCGATTCCAACATCCGCATCGCGCTGGCCGAGGAATTGCGCACCCTCGAATACTCCCAGCGTCTGCGCGACAAGGGCCGGGCCATGCTGGCAACGCCCGAAGCTTCGACCGGCCGCGTCCTCTATGAAGGAGTCTGCCGGGGCGGCGCCCGGGCCGCTGCCCGCGACAGCGGCGTGCTCGCGCCCGGCAACTACGCCGACCTTCTCGCCCTCGATGCCAAAGCCGTCGACCTCGAGGGCAAGCGTGGCGATACCCTCCTCGACAGTTACATCTTCGCCGGCGACGATCGCATGGTCGCCGATGTCTGGTCGGCCGGTCGCCATGTCGTGGTCGCCGGCCGCCATATCGCCCGCGATGCCATCATCGCGCGCTACCGCGCCGCCGTCGCCACACTCACGTCCGCCATCTGATGCGGGAAGGCATCACCGTGCGGTCCCCCCCACCCACCCCGGTCAACTCCTGGCAGACCATCCAGGCCGAAGTGATGCGCCGCATCGCCGAACGCATCTGGCCGGCCGGAGAACTCATTCCGGGCGAGGTCGAACTCGCCGAGGAATTCGGTTGCGCCCGCGCCACGGTCAACCGTGCGCTGCGTGAACTGGCGGAGGCCGGCATCCTCGACCGCAAGCGCCGGGCCGGCACCCGCGTCAGCGCCCTTCCCGTGCGCAAGCCGACCCTCGAGGTGCCCATCATCCGCCTCGAGGTGGAACGGCGTGGTGCGCGCCATGGCCATCGCGTCGTCGAGCGCACCAGCGCGCCAGCACCCGCCGCGGTCGCCTCACGCCTCGGGCTAACCGCCGGCAACCGACTGCTCCACCTGCGCACCCTGCATCTCGCCGGCAACCGCCCCTTCGCCTATGAGGACCGCTGGCTCAATCCGATCGCCGTTCCGGAGTTCTCCTCCGTCGACCTCGCCACCATCAGTGCCAACGAATGGCTTGTCCGCAACGTGCCCCTGACCACCGGTGATTTCCTCCTGATGGCGGTGAACGCGGACGAGACCGTGGCGGGACTTCTCGAAACAGACCCCGGCGCCGCCCTTTTCGTCGTCGAGCGCACAACCTGGTACGCGCGGCGCCCGATCACCTTCGTGCGCCTCGTCTACGCGCCCGGTTACACCATGGAGATGCACGTGTGATCCGGCGCACAGGTCGCGAGGACCGGCATCCTACCTCGGCTGCGCCGGCCTCACCGGCCAACTCGCGTCCGTGTCAGTCGCGTACTCGTCGGCCTTCTGGAAGGCCTCCCTCAGGGCGTCCGACCAAGCCCCGGAGAGCTTGCGAAAATAGGGATCGCTCGCATCGATGCGCCGTTCCTCGCCGACCTCCAGCGCATCCGTGCGATAGATGAGGAGATCGATCGGCATGCCGACGGAGAGATTCGAGCGCAGCGTCGAATCGAACGAGAGCAGCAGCAGTTTCGCCGCCTCCCCCATCCGCATGTCCCGCCGCGCGACGCGATCGAGGATCGGCTTGCCGTACTTGTGCTCGCCAATCTGGATGTAGGGCGTATCGTCGGTCGATTCGATGAAGTTGCCTTCGGTATAGATCTGGAAGAGGCGCGGCCGCTCGCCCTTGATCTGGCCGCCGAGAATGAACGAGGCATTGAATGCGCTCGCGGCCTCGAGCGCGGGCCCGTCGATCCGGCGCACGTCGCGCAGCGCCTCCCCGATCACCCGGGCGACACGGAACATGGTCGGCGCCGACATCAGCGTCTCGGCCCTCGCGTCGGCCGGTTCCGACTGCGCAACGCTCTCGTTCAGCGCCGAAATGACCGACTGCGTCACCGCGAGATTGCCCGCCGTGAGCAACACGAGCACCCGATCGCCCTTTCGTTCCCAGAGATGCAGCTTGCGGAAGGTCGAGATGTTGTCG
This window contains:
- a CDS encoding peptidase, which produces MTYCVGLKLDRGLVFAADTRTNAGVDNISTFRKLHLWERKGDRVLVLLTAGNLAVTQSVISALNESVAQSEPADARAETLMSAPTMFRVARVIGEALRDVRRIDGPALEAASAFNASFILGGQIKGERPRLFQIYTEGNFIESTDDTPYIQIGEHKYGKPILDRVARRDMRMGEAAKLLLLSFDSTLRSNLSVGMPIDLLIYRTDALEVGEERRIDASDPYFRKLSGAWSDALREAFQKADEYATDTDASWPVRPAQPR
- the hutH gene encoding histidine ammonia-lyase; this translates as MSVVELVPGSARLGQLEEIYRSDRPVRLARTWRPAVEASARLVAEAALGGAPVYGVNTGFGKLASVKIAAKDTAQLQRNLILSHSAGVGEAMEPALVRLMMVLKLLSLGRGASGVRWELIELIEGMIERDVIPVVPVQGSVGASGDLAPLAHMTAVMIGEGEAHFAGLRLPGGAALKAAGLQATALGAKEGLALINGTQFSTACALSGLFSAWRSASASLVTAALSTDAIMGSTAPLETEIHELRGHRGQIEAAASMRRLMAGSQIRESHRDDDSRVQDPYCIRCQPQVAGACIDLLRSVAGTLRTEANAVTDNPLVLAGSGSIVSGGNFHAEPVAFAADQTALAIAEIGSIAQRRIALMVDPTLSYDLPPFLTPDPGLNSGFMIAEVTSAALMSENKHLATPCSTDSTPTSANQEDHVSMAAHGARRLGQMNANLEHILGIEAMCAAQGVEFRAPLETSPALQRALAALRVEVATLGQDRIVSGDIAAAAALVRSGALELATGSAPLLVMEDN
- the hutG gene encoding N-formylglutamate deformylase codes for the protein MEAVTVVPGDGPVVLGMPHVGTHVPPEVADALNAQGLGLADTDWHIDRLYDGLLEGATVVKANFHRYVIDANRDPTGVSLYPGQNTTGLCPLTDFDGNAIYLEGREPGPNEIERRRLAWHVPYHAALAGELARVKARHGVALLYDCHSIRSRIPFLFEGVLPDFNVGTNGGTTCDAAVEEAVVGTCRETEGYSSVLNGRFKGGWTTRHYGRPLEGFHAIQMELAQSAYMLEKAPWSWDDGKATRLREALAGVLARLQAVAEQLAGARG
- a CDS encoding CoA transferase, producing MTDAARHGDGPGPGGATAPLAGIRVLDLTRVMAGPFATALLGDLGADIIKLEPPGGDDYRHIGPFVTGESALFLLMNRGKRSVVLDLKHAEARALARQLALSCDVVVENFRPGVAARLGLGPTELREEKPSLVYASISGFGQDGPFADRPAYDLIVQALSGLMAATGEEGGAPLKVGESFGDLAAGLFASWAILAALLRRERTGEGAHIDVAMFDSLFSLLPTSHAVHQFTGRVPERVGNRHPLSTPFGAYRARNGHVVIAVLNEAQFGRFAALLGHAGLGNDPRFASDEARTRNEAVLRPLIEAWTETLEVEELVAALSREGIAAAPILDIAEASAGAHAGARGLVERLPHASLGTVANVGQPVRFDGVKFGADRGAPLEGADTLEVLRSLVGVSEETCARLVAEGAIRPGCDQGERKR
- a CDS encoding acyl-CoA dehydrogenase, translated to MNGLEHLIDGDEALLLETVGRYVSEAIAPLADETDRSAIWVDRQLSGLGEIGVLGANLPEEYGGPGISPTALYGVVEAIAAGCGSTVSALTAHFLATDAILIAGGDALRREFLPRAGAGTLLGAFALTEPGAGSDPADMRTRAEPVSDGWRLRGRKCFISNAGYADFTIVFAVSDPGAGHRGISTFLVERGTAGFVPGRPEETMGLRGGHVFEIDIDCVVPAERMLGSEGSGFRTAMKVLDNGRIEVAAMCTGTARRALDLSIDWSRERRIGGEPLARRQGIGWMLADMALDLQRARLLGLDAARQRGLGGRFSLAAAMAKLAASEMVGRVTDGALQIHGGYGYMRATGIERLVRDVRIMRIYEGSSEIQRNIIAGHLLS
- a CDS encoding urocanate hydratase (catalyzes the formation of 4-imidazolone-5-propanoate from urocanate during histidine metabolism) → MSNPRHNMRDVYPPTGSTISARSWATEAPMRMLMNNLHPDVAENPHELVVYGGIGRAARTWADFDLIVATLKTLGDDETLLVQSGKPVGVFRTHVDAPRVLIANSNLVPHWATWDHFNELDRKGLAMYGQM
- a CDS encoding UTRA domain-containing protein, whose translation is MREGITVRSPPPTPVNSWQTIQAEVMRRIAERIWPAGELIPGEVELAEEFGCARATVNRALRELAEAGILDRKRRAGTRVSALPVRKPTLEVPIIRLEVERRGARHGHRVVERTSAPAPAAVASRLGLTAGNRLLHLRTLHLAGNRPFAYEDRWLNPIAVPEFSSVDLATISANEWLVRNVPLTTGDFLLMAVNADETVAGLLETDPGAALFVVERTTWYARRPITFVRLVYAPGYTMEMHV
- a CDS encoding formimidoylglutamate deiminase, with protein sequence MTTIWAEQALTPEGWRPDVRVEIGDDGRIEKVTPSSPSRARRGKTTRVGILLPAPTNLHSHAFQRAMAGLTERRGPDPRDTFWTWRRLMFRFLDQLTPDQIEAITAFVQMEMLEAGYAASVEFHYLHHQPGGRPYDDLAELSGRIVAAADQTGIGLTLLPVLYEHGGCDGRPLGPGQVRFGNDAERFARLLEGAGKALARLPADARIGVAPHSLRAVSRESLAIAVGLQPSAPLHMHVAEQVAEVEEIVASWGARPAEWLFANHDIGTRWCFIHATQMKPFETRALARSGAVAGLCPITESSLGDGIFDGVNFLAAGGTFGVGSDSNIRIALAEELRTLEYSQRLRDKGRAMLATPEASTGRVLYEGVCRGGARAAARDSGVLAPGNYADLLALDAKAVDLEGKRGDTLLDSYIFAGDDRMVADVWSAGRHVVVAGRHIARDAIIARYRAAVATLTSAI
- a CDS encoding imidazolonepropionase; translated protein: MLICADIINPRSLTINPPPGLFGRSTWRQAVSPKLLTNATLATMRAGAGSYGLITHGAIAIDNERIAWVGPQVECPDRFSSFAREDQGGRLVTPGLIDCHTHLVFGGNRAREFEMRLEGASYEEIARAGGGIVSTVAATRGASEAGLLAATLARADALIAEGVTTLEIKSGYGLDVETELRMLRVARQVARERAVEVRTSFLGAHAVPPEHKGEADRYIDDVCIPALRAAHAAGLADAVDGFCEGIAFSPAQIERVFAVARELRLPVKLHAGQLSNLGGAALAARYGALSVDHLEHLDEEGAAAMAAAGTVAVILPGAFYTLRETQLPPIGLLRRAGVAMAVASDCNPGSSPMTSLLLAMNMACTLFRMTPEEALAGVTREAARALGLSDRGVIGKGRRADLAIWNVEHPAELAYRIGFNPLHARIFEGA